The sequence below is a genomic window from Salvelinus sp. IW2-2015 unplaced genomic scaffold, ASM291031v2 Un_scaffold803, whole genome shotgun sequence.
GTTTGAGCCACCCAAAGTGTACCAACGGATGGCTCCATCTGTGACATTTCAAGCAGCTGTGGAGTGAGTTTACGGTACGTTCTTAACTCCGTTACGCATACATCATTTTTTCCGGTAGTAACTATATGATTATTTTGATGTACACAGGGTGCATACTTTGCATGGAAAGCAACAGCGATGGGAAAGAACTACGTCAATGGAAAACATTCCTAGAAAAGAGATATAACGTGGATCTGGAACTGGAAGACGCTATTCACACAGCAATCTTAACCTTGAAGGTAATTCATCTCACCTGCACCTGAGTACTCTTCCCTCTCAGAAGTGTTTAAGAAACACAGAATATGTGATACTGTGTTTAGGTTAAACCTGGAATAGTTTGAAAACTTATTAATttgtcatagtgttctattgaAATCCATGCATTTACTGGTTGATTaatattgtgttctgtgtgtgtttttaaaggaAAGTTTTGAGGGTCAGATGACCGAAGATAACATTGAGGTGGGAATCTGCAACGAGGCAGGTTTCAGAAGACTCACCACAGCAGAGGTCAAGGACTACTGGCAGCCATTGCATAAAATGCCCCCTCCATTGGGGTCTGTTGGCATGGACTCATTCAGATCAGCGTTTTACTTTTTACAAACCAGATACCAATACAGATTTTTGCAGTTTAGCAGATTtctacaatttgttttttttttttcggtTATACCTATCACATACTACTAATAAAAAGACGATTTATGTAATAATATTTGTCCTTtgatcaattttttttttcttcatataatTTAATTTCATGTTAGGTTTCAGTTTGCGATTTGAAAATTTGTTGTTTAATTCTCAATTTCTCACTATATTGCAAAAGTGTACATACACATTTTGCATGAAATTAGTCCccccaaatacagtgccttcagaaagatttcataccacttgacttatccacatttacagcctgaattaaaatggataaaaaataaatcacccGTCTacaacaatacccaataatgagtgtttttagaaatgtttgcaaattaataaaaagaTTTACAGAAATGTCTAACTTACATAAGTAGCCTTTTCACACCCATTTCCTATAACACTCCAAAttaactcaggtgcatccaatttcctatGATCTTCATTGAcgttgctacaacttgattgggtccacctgtggccaattcaatcgTCTGGACATGATTTAGAGACACCCTGTCTATttataggtcccacagttgacagtgcatgtcagagtggaCTGGGGTTTCCAGGAGGAGTAAAGGCGACTGGTAGAGCTTTTTGAGTCGACGCAACAAATCAAGAAACATTTTTAAACAGTTGCTACTACAGAGGATGAAGGAGTGGTGTGGGGTTTTATAAAGTTTTTTGAACATGCTTAACTACTATAAGCTGCAACAGTGACACACCAAAGGGTCGCACTCCACTGAAAAAAACACAGGATGTTACTCTCTAGAAATTCAGGTGAAAACAACTACTTTATCATGGATATTGTAACTCAGCAGTGGCCAACCCTCGTGGAAAGATACTGGGTGTCCGGACTTTAGGCTTTTCcttcagccctgctctaacacacctgGTTCTATACTGGGTGTACGGGCTTTAGGCTTTTCCTTCagccagccctgctctaacacacctgGTTCTATACAGGGTGTACGAGCTTTAGGCTTTTCCTTCagccagccctgctctaacacacctgGTTCTATACGGGGTGTACGAGCTTTAGGCTTTTCcttcagccctgctctaacacacctgGTTCTATACTGGGTGTAAGGGCTTTAGGGCAGGGCTGAAGGAAACGCCAAACACACCTGGTTTTACCAATCAGCTGGTCATCAGGaccttgattagctgaatcagtCGCGTTTCAGCAAGGttggatcaaaagcctgcacactcaGTCGGCCAGCCCTGATCAAACTTGAGGAAACCCacaaaacagaacagaactgACCCAGACTGTGTGTACTCCTGCATGACAGAGGCTACCCGCTGGACAAGCTGGGCTGTGGGGATTGGCTCCTGGTAGACCAGGAAGTACTGCTGGGCCAGTTTCCTCGCTCTCCTCAACAGCACCCTGCAGAGTAACAAGAGACACATTTCTAAGATATCCTTGTCCCTGTTGTAAACCCAAGATTTAGAAACTCAAGAAAAGgcagtctccctctccctcacacacaccaagATGTACCTGTAGTCTGGACCCATTCCACTGTAGACCATGCCAATATGTTTGGTTATCATCTCGACTTTGTGAACACTCGTCTCGTCGTACAGTATAGACTTCTGTTTCTTCTCGGTTGCCAAAACAACTCCATTTGAGGCTTTAAACGGGGAGAAAGAAACCATCAAAATCTGGACTGTCTTCTGTAATGCGGCTAAACTTATTGATTTGGCTtcgttttagatttggttcattatTAAGGCTGTTTCGACAGGTAGCTCAATTCTGATattatttttccactaattgtttttttgaccaatcacatcagatctttttcagagcttatCTGAGTGTTCAAAAGaccaatcagtaaaaaaaaaaatctaaacgtaGCCTTAAAAATGCCAGCagccatgactgaattcaaatgtGAGTTGGTTTCAGGTGTGGTTTGATATGGGGGTCTCgtgtgttcgcaggtgggaagagttagacAAATTATTATTGCCGATTTGCTTTAGCAGGCTGGTGTGCTACCGTGGCAAAATTGGCTTGACTTTGGATAGCCCATCTCTGAGCCTAGTATGGAACCGTCAATAAATAACAATGTAAATTAGACAATATTTTCACGTTGCACACGTTTTAGTTCTCATTAAATGTTTTCAATATTtagggatatccaaagtcaaaccacaTTTACCACAGGCATTACGATCGGGGTCGCATGCAGCTGCACTCTGAATGGATGAGAACTTGTTTGCTGCCAGCTGTGGACCGGGTTGAAATAAYcccaaccttcatttacgttGTGGCATACTCCGGTAGAGTTTTGGACaaaactgactttatgaccaaaattatcctatttacactttgtagtcaattttgacattaGAATAAATGTTCCGGACTCATATCGATGGCACATATGCTGTTTTCTAAATTAGAAGATggtttttaggggcagttgctctttaaaagaGTTCGGTACCATGGACACATGTATGCAGACATCTTGTATATAAAAAGCCATTACCTGGTGGTTGCACCACTTTATACATATTATAGTACATGGGCTGCATTTAAACAGGCAGACAATTCAGATTTTTGTCTCTCTCACTAATTGACCAATCAGATTAGCTCTGAAGTGAAATTTGTGAAAAATTATCAMAATTTGMCTGCCTGTGTGAAAACAGACATATTGGGTGATCATTTGAAGTCTTCTTTACCTTTGATTCCCACTGAGGGGGCTCCTGCTGCTACGGCTGACAGGGCATACTCAATCTGGACCAGTTTACCAGATGGGCTGTGTGGGAGGGAAATNtccctctccctcacacacaccaagATGTACCTGTAGTCTGGACCCATTCCACTGTAGACCATGCCAATATGTTTGGTTATCATCTCGACTTTGTGAACACTCGTCTCGTCGTACAGTATAGACTTCTGTTTCTTCTCGGTTGCCAAAACYACTCCATTTGAGGCTTTAAACGGGGAGAAAGAAACCATCAAAATCTGGACTGTCTTCTGTAATGCGGCTAAACTTCTTGATTTGGCTtcgttttagatttggttcattatTAAGGCTGTTTCGACAGGTAGCTCAATTCTGATattatttttccactaattgtttttttgaccaatcatatcagatctttttcagagcttatCTGAATGTTCAAAAGaccaatcagtaaaaaaaaaaatctaaacgtaGCCTTAAAAATGCCAGCagccatgactgaattcaaatgcGAGTTGGTTTCAGGTGTGGTTTGATATGGGGGTCTCgtgtgttcgcaggtgggaagagttagccaaatTATATTGCCGATTTGCTTTAGCAGGCTGGTGTGCTACCATGGCaaaattggtttgactttggatagcccaTCTCTGAGCCTAGTATGGAACCGGCAATAAATAACAATGTAAATTAGACAATATTTTCACGTTGCACACTTTTTAGTTCTCATTAAATGTTTTCAATATTtagggatatccaaagtcaaacaTTTACCACAGGCATTACGATCGGGGTCACATGCAGCTGCACTCCAAATGGATGAGAACTTGTTTGCTGCCAGCTGTGGACCGGGTTGAAataaacccaaccttcatttacgttGTGGCATACTCCGGTAGAAAAATCTGTTTTGGACAAAACTTACTTTTCTGACCAAAATtatgctatttacactttgtagtcaattttgacattaGAATAAATGTTCCGGACTCATATCGATGGCACATAGGCTGTTTTCTAAATTAGAAGATGGTTCTTAGGAGCAGATGCTCTTTAAAAGAGTTCGGTACCATGGACACATGTATGCAGACATCTTGTATATAAAAATCCATTACCTGGTGGTTGCACCACTTTATACATATTATAGTACATGGGCTGCGTTTAAACAGGCAaacaactcagattttttttctctcactaatTGACCAATCAGATTAGCTCTGAAGTGAAATTTGGGGAAAATTATCATAATTTGGCTACCTGTGTGAAAACAGACATATTGGGTGATAATTTGAAGTCTTCTTTACCTTTGATTCCCACTGAGGGGGCTCCTGCTGCTACGGCTGACAGGGCATACTCAATCTGGACCAGTTTACCAGATGGGCTGTGTGGGAGGGAAATWGWTTTCATTAATAARGTCATGACAAACAAATKATTTCGTCTTGGTCTGATRAGTGCTTTTAMAYTTTATATTTAttggtgtaacgttagctagtgactCAGTCTCACTCAGCAATCAACAAACTgaaagtgaatgtaaacttccaacaGCAAAGCCAGATGGCCTTATTGCAAAGATCGCATCTCGGCTAATCACTTAATTACTGAAAGAGGGCAAATAGTATGAAGAGACAAAATGTGTTGGATATCAAAATTGCCTGTTTGAAGATTCTGAACTAGAAACATCACACTTCCTATACtagcctaacattagctagccagaGTAACAGAATGACAAAGCATCAAACCACCGGAGCAACAGTCTGGTTTCTAAACAACTCGCTCGATCTCAATCCTTCTTCCTTTCAATGTCTTCCTGCAAATACCCAAACTAACAAAACTTTTGCCACTACAGTCATTTGTAAAAGTTACCTGAATGTGGTGAGTGAGAAACTGTACCCCCTTTCTCCCATATTTGCTCAGTACTGGTGATAACGCGTTATACTAATGACAAGATGCAATTGGTTCTTCGGTTGTCGCAGTTRAATGACGTATGTGATTCAATGACCGTGAGCTGTGTGACGAGTGTAAAGACACTACTCAAACCTCTAAAATTATGAATTTGTCTGGTTTAGTGTGTTTTTTGAGACGTTCGTTGTTACAGCTGGAATGCAGAATTACACAGGCTACAGGACTTGACAGACAGTTTGGTGAGTTTGAGCTTTACACAACATTCTGCCTTGTGTTTATttgtagctagctggctggctaacattagcactAACTAGTAAGCTAGCTTTAAAACTTCCWTGGTAGCTATGTTACCCTGCATAATCTATGACTTTGTGTTGGACAGTAAGAACTATGATGATGTACGATTCTATACGTGCTTCAATCTATGAGTAGACTACTAGATGTATAKTGAGTGGTGACATWCATAGTTTCTGTCTATTGCATAGATTGTTGATATAtgattgtgtctctgtgtgttttgtttctaTACAGCCCCAGCTCTAGCTGTCCATGGCCCCAGCATCCTTCCACAGCCCCACGATGAGCAAGAGGCGACCGCGGAGCCCAGCTTCCTGGACAATGTGTTCTGGATGGCAGCACCCAAAAAGAGACGCACAATAGAAATCAACAGGACTAGAAGACGAGACCCAAGCTTTATGCTCAAAGTTAAGGTATTAACTTTGATTGTGTTTATCATTTCACTGGGTGACATTTCACWTATTGTAATTATTGTCCTCTGATGTCCAGTTGTATGTAGCATATTTTATGTAATGGTATCTGCCATGAGTGAACTCCTTTGACTAATTTCTTAATAAATATTGCAATAAACACAATCYAAAATGCAATGGATTTTTCTGATATTTTgtgctctccctccccctttctctctcctctctccccctctttgtcAGACCAACATTGAGCCGTGCGTGGAGTGTGGCCACCTGAAGCAGAAGCATATTCTGTGTGGGTTCTGTTATGAGAAGATCAGGAAGGAGACAGCGCTGATCCGAGGTCAGATTAAAGCCATGGAGGGCAGGCCTCTCAACACACCAGCGCAGGAGACCCTGGTCCTGTATGACAGCGAGAGTCCAGGGGAGTCCGACAAAGACAAGAGGATAGTGGAGAGGAACAGAAAACGACCCTCCTGGTTCAGTATCTATTGAGGTAGCATTTAGTCGCGCCAGTAATTAGTAGGTTGCTAATATCCCAGTTTCTGTATTTGAAGGAAATGCATTGATAAAAAAATCAACAGcagcattgtttttttttgttttgttatcaaCACATGACAGAACCTTCAAATGTGMTTCATTTTCTTTGTCTTGTTATTGGAACATGGCTACAATGTCACATATTGTACATCCTCTTGACTTTAGTAGGAACATGCTATACCTTTGTTATTAATGAGAATACATCTTTATTTGGAAAAAAAATAAGCTTTATTGCGGCCACTAATCAATTAGATTAGTAAgacaaatctttaaaaaaatgtagtctAATAAAAACTAATTATAGAAAAGATACATAAAGGACATATGAAATCAGTTCTGGGTCTTTCAGTTAGCCTACAGGTGAGTGTTAAATCAAATGGGGCCCTGAATATATTTCAAACCTGGTTTAACCTAGGCAATGAGCCATGTGTTTAACAACCCCAGGGAGGGCCAAGTCATTGAAACTCTTCAGGTTAAAGATAAGAGCTTTGTCCCTTAGAGTGAGTTGCAGCAACCGCTCCCTGTCAATATCTGATCCCACTGTGATAGCAACACCCACTGCGTTGGCCCTTCTCATGGCTCCAATACCCTCAGCAAAGTTCTTGTCTGAGGTCACTCCGTCTGTAATGAACACAAAGGCGAGCTCTGCGTCCGGACGTACCCCTCTGAACCGACCTCCAGGGTTACTGACGAGGTTCTCAGTTGCGTAGAGAATAGCGCTGCCCAGAGTGGAGGATGAGTCGCGGTAGACTGCATTAGAGACCAGGGAGCTAATCTTTCTGTGGTTATTGGAGAAGTCCAGAAGAACCTCTGGGTCCTGCTCCCCTCCAAACTGCAGGACGGCGAAGCGAGCTCCTGAAGAGACCTccttggagagagggatggattggGAGAGTCTCTCGATGAAGCGCAGGATGCTGATGAAGTTTCTGCCCCCTGTTCTCTCAGAACCGTCAATGAAGAAGAGGATGTCTGCGGGGCGCTGGATCAGTGGAGCCAAACTCAAATCTTTTACAATAATAGAAAAGTCAATGTTATACAGACTGTTGATTCATAAACTCTAATAATAATCACTCAAACTCTAATACATCTGTAGTTGTCTGTAGTTTACATGTAGAATATGTAGAATATATTGGAAATACATTAATAGTTCATTACCAACTGAACAAATATTCAAGGCCAGGGAGTTTCATTAGtgcaatataaaaaaaaacacaaaaaatgagCCCCATTTATTAGatgtaaaaacataaataaaaaagaagTTGTCTTTTCACCTGAGGCACACTTCAGGTCTGGACACATCATCTCTGGTTCTAGAGAAGAAGAGAAGTGAATGTAGTTCATTAGTCAGGGCGGGGCATTTTCACAAAATAAAATCATTGAACTGTTGATAAAATGTAGAGTgcatcccaatggcaccctattccctatatagagctttggacaaaagtaatgcactatatagggaatagggtgtcatttgggatgcagccatagaCTTGCCTGGGCAGAGGATTTGTTCTATTTCCTCTAAGAATTCCTCAGCAGTAAGTTCAGCGTAGACACTCAGGGTCTTCACCCGGTCGCCCATATTACAGGCAATCCTCTCCATGTTCTGCCTCTCTGCCCCAGAGTCAAACATATCACCGATGGCGATGGCATACACGTCCACCCCGTTACACAGGGCTCCAAGATTATCCAGGTCTTTAGGATCATAGCGACCGTCTGTGATAACTATGGCCACCGTCTTGGTCCTCCCCCTGCGACCTGGTACTATCAGATGGTCGTATGTGTACTTCAGGGCAGAGGGAGTCCAGGTGCCTCCAGCGATCCACTCCATGGCTTTGACCTTTGTGTTGAAGGAGGTCGCAGAGGTGATGCCCCTATCGTCCATCCTGATGGCCTGAACCGCCCCTTGGTGACTGTACTGAACCACACCCAGACGAAACCCTTGTTGGGGGGTTAGAAGTAGTTCAGGGAATCAAATGGAttatatgtttaaaaaatatatcattttaAATCCTGTTTCTAGAAATCTTGGTGATCTATTCAAACAGTGGCTGTAGTAATAATACGGTATGATGACGTTTACCTGAGACGTCAGAGATGTTTCTGGCCATCTTCCCAAGCCTGTTTGCTACACTGATGACAAAGTGTTTAGCCAGGCTGAAGTTGGTTTTTCCAATACTTTCAGAGCTGTCAATCACAAACACCAGGTCCAGGGGAGGGCAAACCTTTTCACAATCTGCACAGAGAGACAGTTAACAATAAGACTTgggcatttttttttattattacaggAAAATTGGTTGTCATTATAACTGGAAATAAACCATTACCACAGCAGCCGCATGTTTCTCTGACAAATCCCATGATTTCACACTCCTGAAAGTTGAGAATATTCATCAGCATTCTCTCAGAGAGACAGGGATATGAAAGATATCTGTCAATCAGGATGAACAAATAAAGTCTGTTACTTACCGATAAACCTACCAGGTACTCCCTAGACCCATCAATAGAAACATTTAAGAACCATGACTGACTCTTAGGTGGATGAAATTAAATCACAAATGGAGAACTAAATGCAACCTTTGTATGTTGTACATAGGAATAAGACCTACCGCGTGATCCAGGTGACCCTCTCACTCCTCTGTCCCCAGGAAACCTCTTGCCCTGGCTCCCCTGTAAAACAACTACATCCCTTTTTTTAATCAGAAATACCTAAATTcggtttttttaaatacataaatCGATTTAAATAAACGAGTGCATTTATTAATATAATATCTCTGTTTATGATATACTGCACGTACTGCCAGTCCTTTTGTTCCTGTAGTTCCCTGGGCTCCTTTCTCTCCATTATAACCTCTGGTGCCCTGCGAAAAATATAGACATGATAGTGAATAGAGGGGTCGAACAATTTCAGATTTTAAATATGGACGGCTAAGAACAGGTACATATGATTACCTGCAGTCCAGGTAAACCagggtctcctctccctccctaagAGATAATAAGGTTGAGTTAGCATGTTTGTCATGGCACTAATTAAAACAGGATTACCAATCCAATTCAATTGCCAAAAGACATTGAAATTGAAATTATTCAGTCAGGTGCAGCTCAAACCTGTTTCCCTCTGGGACCTGGGTAGTTGTATCCATCACTTCCTCTATCTCCCTGCCAATTAAAACAAGACAAACAGCATTTTTAGCACTGATTAGCTCTCATTTCCCAGAACTGTATTTTGCCTCAGCTACCGCTCTTGTGAAGGTGTACTACAAAAACACCGTAAGACCACTTTCTCATTCTAAGAAAAGAACGTGACCAAGGGAATGTCAACAAAGAATCATTTCCCCTCGTAGTAAATGTTTAGGGGGGCCCTACTCAGTACTCTGTACAGTTTCCAACATAACCTCAACGGAAATACCTTCCATTGTCAGATTCAGCTATGTGTTATTATGCATAGGCCTGTTGCAACGTGTCCAGTGTCATTTTGACTGCAaatgaaaaaaacattgaaataactctgcaattttttttcttgacTTTTCCAAAATAAATATGTTGTTAGAATTTAGATATCACAAATTTGTGCTACAAGcagttttataaactgggtgaatcgagccatgaatgctgattggctgacagccgtggtatatcagaccgtatatcacgggtatgacaaaacatgtatttttactgctctaattacgttagtaaccagtttctaatagcaataaggcacctcgggggttcgtggtatatggccaatatacctctgcgttgcgtcgtgcctaagaacagcactTGGGAGAGGTACataggccatataccacaccccctcgtgccttattaacaacacagtgtggtcaaagacttaaCTTTGTTGTAGTCACTaacttatcggcagactcaatagccttggtttctcaaatgactgcctcgcctggttcaccaactacttctcagatagagttcagtgtgtcaaagggCCTGTTGtacagacctctggcagtctctatggggttcaattctcgggccgactcttttctctgtatatatcaatgatgtcactcttgctgctggtgagtctctgatccacctctacgcagacaacaccattctgttactctggcccttctttggacactgtgttaacaaacctccaaacgacctttaatgccatacaacactcctccgtggcctccaactgcttttaaatacaagtaaaactaaatgcatgctcttgaaCCAATTGCTGCCCGTACCCGCccaccgactagcatcactactggatggatctgacttagaatatgtggacaactacaaaaacctaggtgtctggttagactgtaaactct
It includes:
- the LOC112068960 gene encoding proteasome subunit alpha type-2 is translated as MGERGYSFSLTTFSPSGKLVQIEYALSAVAAGAPSVGIKASNGVVLATEKKQKSILYDETSVHKVEMITKHIGMVYSGMGPDYRVLLRRARKLAQQYFLVYQEPIPTAQLVQRVASVMQEYTQSGGVRPFGVSLLQLIVVKHVQKTL
- the mrpl32 gene encoding large ribosomal subunit protein bL32m; translation: MNLSGLVCFLRRSLLQLECRITQATGLDRQFAPALAVHGPSILPQPHDEQEATAEPSFLDNVFWMAAPKKRRTIEINRTRRRDPSFMLKVKTNIEPCVECGHLKQKHILCGFCYEKIRKETALIRGQIKAMEGRPLNTPAQETLVLYDSESPGESDKDKRIVERNRKRPSWFSIY
- the LOC139024014 gene encoding collagen alpha-2(VI) chain-like, which codes for MLMNILNFQECEIMGFVRETCGCCDCEKVCPPLDLVFVIDSSESIGKTNFSLAKHFVISVANRLGKMARNISDVSGFRLGVVQYSHQGAVQAIRMDDRGITSATSFNTKVKAMEWIAGGTWTPSALKYTYDHLIVPGRRGRTKTVAIVITDGRYDPKDLDNLGALCNGVDVYAIAIGDMFDSGAERQNMERIACNMGDRVKTLSVYAELTAEEFLEEIEQILCPEPEMMCPDLKCASDLSLAPLIQRPADILFFIDGSERTGGRNFISILRFIERLSQSIPLSKEVSSGARFAVLQFGGEQDPEVLLDFSNNHRKISSLVSNAVYRDSSSTLGSAILYATENLVSNPGGRFRGVRPDAELAFVFITDGVTSDKNFAEGIGAMRRANAVGVAITVGSDIDRERLLQLTLRDKALIFNLKSFNDLALPGVVKHMAHCLG